DNA from Natrarchaeobaculum sulfurireducens:
ACTGTAAAGTGGGTGTGAAGGTCACCTGGTGTCGTCGGCAGCTGCTCGTCTTCATCTAAGGCTTTGAGGCTCGTGCGGAGGTACTGGAAGCGCTGCTTCCACTCTGCCCAGCTTTCAGGCCATTTAGTTCTAGAACCCGCACTTGGAACGTCAGCGACGTGCTCGAAATTAGGCGGCTTGGTAACCAGGGACTGGGTAGCAGGCGATAAGTTCTTTGCAGCATTGCTTGCCTGAGATAAGATCGAAGTCGCCCGTTCTCTGTCCTCTTTTGCTTCCTGGAGTTGGATTTCTAGCTTCCGAATTTTGTCTTCCCGTTCGGAAATTTCGTTGTTTGCTCTCTTGATGAGCTCATCCTTTTCGTGACTTGCTTGAGACAGTCGTTCACCGTAAATAAATCGTCGAATCGTCCTTTCGAGATTCTGATCAGAATCCGACTCAATAAGACGGGTAGTCGCACCTGCTTCGTGGTAATTTACTCGATAGAACTCAATATGTTTGTGTTCATTACCCTGGGGACGGAATCCGAACCAATCAGCAATTCGATCACTTACATCTGCTGGATCGTTAGAGAGTGAAACTGAGTTCTCATCATCATCGATCAGAGTGACACGCAAATCATCATAGGCGTGGCTGCGGTTCTCTCCCCGTCGAATCTGTCCGACCATTCCAAGAGTTGCCCCATCAAGTAAACTTGTCTTTCCACTCCCGTTGCGGCCATAGAGAAGCGTGAACGGCTCGGCAGACAGCTCGCGACATTTTGCTGCTGGACGGAATGACTCCCCGAGTTCGATCGTTTCTATAATTCCTTCGTAGGGATCCTCGATCTTCACTTCCTGCTCTGCAATCTCTGAAGGAGAATCGCTAATCAGCAGTTCGAGCCGCTCATCACGATTTGTCGAGTCAGTGTCAAAGAGGAAACCGAGATCGGCATCAAGAAGACTTTGAATCAACTCGCCCCGATCGAAATCCGATTCGATCTTCTTGAGCTCTTCTTCTACAGCTCCGAGAGGTGTGAGAAAAGCTTCCAACGCGTCGGCAGTGACAGAGCGTCGAATTGCAAATCGCGTATCTTGTTCCAATTCGTCGCGAATCGTTTCATCCAGATCTGTGCCTTCACGACAAGCCCAGATAAGCTGGATATTCCAGCGATTCGCGATCTCCTCATTGTAGAAAAGGACCTCCAACTCCCGGTTGTCTTCCTCGAGTAATTTCTCAGGATCCGACTCCGACCCTAAGAAGCGAATGAGTAATGTCTCATCACTGAATCCTTCACGTTCGTGCTCGATTTTGTACAGCTCGCCTGGACGATCCACTCGCTGGATTGATTGGGGCGAAAATAGATCAGTAAGCCTTTCGTATCCGTTCATTGTTATAGATCCACAAGTCCGGCATTCGCGTCGACCTCTTCTGGATCACTCATCACACTAGTTGCATCCTCGTATTGTGCAAGCGTTTTCATCTGCCCATCTCCAATTATTCTATTCACCACTACGACTGGCTTGAAGCTAATGTCCTTTTTTCTGAGCCACTCTTGCAGCCATTTTGCGCGGGCAACTTCGTCTGGCTCTGACTCTTGGGGGAGAAACGAGAGACAGATGGGAACATTATCTTCTTGGTATGTCGCGTTCACTGGGACTTTTGTCTGATCAAAGTCTGGATCCAGCTCGATCTCCTCTTTCTCTTCGACGAGTCTCACAACCCCTAGCAATTCGTTCGCAATTGTCTCTGGATGGTTTTTATTACTTGGCCGGTGTTCTGTCGTCGGCTCACGGCGATCGTGCAAACAGAGTAATGGGCCAAATTCCTCCGTCTCACCACCATGAAGCGCTTTTAATGTTTCCCACCGCAGGTGCTCTAATGGGTTGAATCTGTCAGGAATCGACTTGACATCGATTTCTGCCCGCAGGATAGCACCGATCAGTTCTTCATGGAGTGGGGTTGTATCAAGCAGCTCGCGCCAATCCCTGCAATGAGCGGACCCATTGGAGGAAGTTGATGAGATTTCAGTATAGTTATCGCCATTATATACCCACGTTTTGACGAGCTTGAGATTCGCCATACGTCGATTCATGGCAGGAGGGCTATTGGGGTCTGAACGAGCAAATGTGAACTTACTGATCACATCATCTAGCAGCAGACACACATACTCGGATTTGCACTCAGGTCTGGTCCCAATCAAGCCGCCAAGTTGACAGGTCTTGTCGTATTCGCTGCCGAGCACTGTTGAGTGAGCGGTTTTAGTATATATGCCTGAGTACCCGCAGTGCTCAGAGTCGTTGATCGTTCCCCAGTTTGCACTGATATATGTAACTTGTGTTTGAGTTTCGAACAGGTCTTCGCGAAACCGTGTCCAGTTTTTATCAAACGGTCCCGGATTACACTGTACGTGCACAATATAGGACCGTTTTGTGCGGCCGAATTCGATCATTTGCTCTTCCAGTTCTGGATCTCCCACATCGGAACAGGTCCACACAGCGAGTTCCGATTCAGTACCTGCGGGATTGACTCGCCAGACGCCGCTCCCCTCAGCCAGCTTCCGCTCTTCAGCGCTGTTTATGCCGCCGCTCATGTGTTTGTTTTTGAACTGAATTAGCAGTGCGTCCTCTGCGTTGCTGCTACGAGCGGCAGCCTTAATTGGAATGATCGTCGGCGTGACGAACTCTTTTGCGTCATTCTGCGGAACAAGAGTGTTGTTCCTATCGACTACAGTTTCAGCGGAGAGACACTCATAGTTCGAATCCAACTGCTCAATGAAATTGCCCATATTTTCGATTTCCACAGGCGCACACCCAAGCAAAAAAAGCGGACTCTCGGGGGCGAACAGAAATTCTTCATGATCGTGGATCCAGCTAATATCATATGCCCATTCAGGCGCCACTGCCAGCTGACATCCGCTTTCGACAGCTCGCTGGAGGAACGACTCGGCTCTATCCTTCATGTCCACCAATGATGGCAATTCATGGAGATTTCTCACTCGTCCACTCGGTTGCCAGATCATAACCTGCTTGTCCTGTGTCGCGTCGTCGAAAATGGGATATCTATTAGCAGTTAGATCCCCAAGAGCCTCTTGAGCACTACAGATCCGGTCAAAATCAGTCATTGTTGCAGCTTAGTGTATCTGAATATGATTTTCAGTGTACTATATATTTTGCCCATATGAGGTAACTCTCTAGTCTATATAACAAAGAAAGGTAGTACAATGGTGTTTACAACGAATGTTCTGGTCGGCCTTATGATGACCGAGGCATTCTAATCAATATTGGCCTCCAAGATTACAAAAATATGGCTGCAGTTTCTAATCTGTGTACTTCCGGATTATGAAATCGAGGCTGGTGGTCGCTGTTCATCGGCAGGAATCACTTCACTATCCGTCTTTGGTAGGTGCTCATCGAGGTCATCCTCCTCTTGATCGCCGAGCAGATGTTTGAGGACGTCCGCAGCTGCAGGAGAGTACAGCGGGCGGTTGTCGTTCCCGCAGCGGTCGTCCATCGTACAGGCCGGACACCCTTCATCACGACCGCATGAGCAGTCGGCGATGAGGTCGTGGGCACGTTGGGCAACGTCTTCGAAGTGTTCGTAAATCGACCGCGAGAACCCGAGACCGCCCTCGATCCCGTCGTAGATGAACCATCCACTTTTCTCGGGATTACCAGGAAGCCGATTCGTCGCAAGCCCGCCGATATCTCCGCCATCGACTTTCAACTCAAGTGGAGAGACAGCGATCATGGCGTGCTCGACAGCGTGAATTCCACCGAGGTACCCATGAAGCCGTGGTGGGAGGTTGATGCACTCCGGGTTGTGGTACTCCGAGTGCTTGTTGAGCATCGCCCGTTCGATGTCGTTGGGGGTCTCGGCCCAACATAGCTGGGTTCGCATCTCTAACGGGGGGACACCAGTATCATTGCCTAACTCAAGTACTTCTCCACTTCCGATTTCACGCTTGAGGTACGTGCTATAGTGGACCGATACCGTTCCATACCCCCAATTGAGCGTGAATGGCCCAACCTCGCGCGAGTCTTCGATAACTGTGTCATAGATGTTGACTTGCCCCTGTGACTGAGTGTAGTAATTCACGTTTGCTTTTTCAAGAGAGATGTATGGCTGAGGAATGTCTTCTCTGAGTTCAACGACCTGATACTGCTCACCCTGGTGCAAGACAGTTGCCCCCTCATGGTAGTCTCTGTATGCTCTATCGCGACCTATTGACTGATGATCGATCGTATTATCGCCGACCAGCCGGACATCGAAGGTGTTTCCGCCGGAAGAATACAGGCTGATCAAGTCCTGGGGGCGATCGCGATGATTGTACATCACTCCGCCATCGAGTGATCCTTCGAGATCACCCTTCCGTCGGCCGTACTCAACAGCACGTTTCAACCGTTCCTCTCCTCCAAAAGCGTCCGCATCATCCCATGTAAGCGGGAGTTCCTGCGCAGCACAGTTGAGTTGCTGGAGATACACTGGGTTGTTGTCCAAGTCGACGACGGCGCTCTCGTGGTCCTCTTCGAGGACGTACTCTGGGTGTTGTAGGATGTACTGGTCGAGAGTGGAATGGCTCGGAACGAACACCGAGAGTGCGTCTCGAGTTCCCCGGCCTGATCGGCCTATCCGTTGCCAGAACGACTGTCGTGATCCCGGATAGCCCATAAGAACGGTTCCATCAACACCGCCGATATTGATACCAACCTCGAGGGCGCTTGTCGTCGAGACGCCATCGAGGTGGCCCTCTTTGAGCTGGTACTCAGTCGCTCTTCGTGACTTTTTGCCGTGTCCAGCGTGGTAGGCGGCAAGATCGGACCCCTTCTGATAGTTGTTCTTCGGATTGCTGAGGAACCTTTTGGCGCGATTGACGGACAATTCAGTAAGTTTTCTCGAGTCACAGAATAGGAGCGATTGGACATTCTTCTGGCACATATGCGCCCATACTTCTGGGGCCTCAACCGTTGCTGGACGCTTAGCCAGCGCCGGTGAGTCGATATCGTCAGTAAGGCCGTCATCGCCGCTCATCGGGGGATCCCAAAAGACGAGGTGGCGGATTCCTCTTGGAGAGCCATCTTCGTCGACGACCGTCGCAGGCTCACCCGTGAGTGCGAGAGCATGTTCGGCAGGATTACCGATCGTTGCTGTTGTTAAGACGTACTGTGGGTCGCCGCCATAGTAGTCGATGATTCGTTGGGCGCGTCGAAGTATCCAAGCGACGTGCATACCGCCGAGGCCAGTCCACATGTGGGCTTCATCGATAACAACTAGCGAGCAATTCGAGTGAAAATCAGCCCAGAGGTGATGTCCTTCTAAGTACTGATTTAATCCAACAAAGTTCGTGATCACGACATTGCACTCCTCGCGGATACGAGACTTCTCCTCGCTCTTTGTGTCGCCATCATAAACGCCTACACTGATGTCCAGTCCAAGCGTGTTACGCAGGAACTCGTTGAGCTCTTGCTCCTGGTCACGGCTGAGCGCCTTCGTCGGATAGACGATGAGAGACCGTGTATCTGGGTTCTTAATGTATTGGCGGGCGATGTGGAGGCCGTACACGAGTGTCTTCCCGGAGGACGTACTGGTTGCCACACAGACGTTTCTCCCACGTTCAAGCACGCGGAGCGCTTCTCCCTGGTGACTCCACGGGTCAAATTCGAGATTTTGAGCGATCTTAGGAGGAAGTACATCTTCTGCAGGAACGGTCTGTTCCTCTCGAGCGGGAATCTCGAAGTTCTTGTGGACCTGTCCAAAGTATCGGTTCTCTGGGTAGGTATTCTTGAGTTCCCTGCCAGTAAGTTGGAGGACGTCTTTCCCTGTGTCAACGCCTTCTTCGTCGTTTTTGTTCCCCGAATCGTTCCCGAGGCTTGTCTGACTGTAATCGGTGTTGTGGTCGTCGTACATTGTTAGAAGTCCATGAGTCCGGTCTGTGTGGTGTTTTCATCGGCTAGGATGCTGGCACGTTTGTGACCGGGTGCTGCCTCAGCAATGGATTCGTAAACTGCAGCCAACTCGCGGACGTCAGCTTCGCAATATGCTCGAGCCGACTCCCAATCTACGTCACGTGCACGTTCTGGTGACGCGAGAAGGCGCTGAACGGTCTTGGCCAGCGATCCTCCGTCGACGCTTGCTGCTGACGCATCACGGCCATGTCCAAGTGCTTCAGCGACATCTTCGATCTGGTTTGTTCGACCAGGAAGAATGGCGTTGCCTTTTCGTACGGCCCAGTCCAGTAGGTCGTACTCAAACACAGAATCTGTCCAATAGTCCGTATACTCCGGTGCGTGTCCCCTGATGAATCGGCTGAGGTATTTGAAGTCAAAATCGTGGCCGTTCCATGCAATAAGTGAAGGACGATCGTGCTCACTGGCAAGCCATGCGATAAACTCTCGGGTGGCTTTTCCAGGATTGTCTCGTGACGGCTCTTTATCGATAAAGTCTACATATTCATCTGACTCAGGATTGTAGACGCCGATGAGCCAGATGATACTTGGATTAAGGCTATCCGTCTCGATATCGATGAACAGCGGAGTGTACTCTGCTGCAGGGACAGCTTCGTTCGTGAGTCGGATGACACATCCTTTGGAAAGCGCGTGGGCACTCTGGCGGATGCTCTGAGCTTTTGATTCTCCGATTCCCCGAATCTTTTGAAGTTCTCGTTCAGTTGCAGCTATGACATCATCGCGCGTCTTATAGCCGTTCTGAGCTAAATTCTGGGCGGTTTCCCCACCTACGCCGGACAACGCACGAAGCCCGAATTTATTCGCTGGTGTTGTCGAGACTGCAATGTGGCCATCTGGACCGAGCGAAAAACATGCGAGTTCCGGTTCTCCTTGACGACGATTTGGAGCGAGTCCACGAACGGAGAGGCGAACGCTCTCACCGTCGACATTGGCATACCATACGAAATCGTAACTGGCTTCCATCGTCCCTGTGAGGTACGTCGTATCTTGAGCAGCGTGGTGCTGGTAGCGAGCAAGATGTTCGAGACCCTCGAGCGAGGCATCCATTGTGACCGAGTCAGTGTTCGTCTGGATCTCATCACAGATGACGTAGTCCGCGTCGTTCGGGATACTCTGACCACTAGCGGTAGAGGCTCCGCCTATGTAATCGAGAGATCTGATGATAGATACGGTAGTACCCTCAATTTTCTCGGTGTGGACTGCACTCCGCCGGGTGTATACTACTGGGCACGAGGCGGTACGTTCGATCGTGCTTACAATTCGCATATCCAGCTTTTCCTCGACGATATAGATGAGATCAGCCTCGAAGTAGCCGACGAGATCGCTGATAGCGGTCGTTGTTGCTTCGGCTAACGCGTCGCATCGAAGGGCGAGCAAGCGTACGCCGGAATCACCTGTCATGTCTTAGTGCGTAGTAGTACCTAGGAGTCAGATGTCTTATAACTAGCGACTAGTCACTATACGATGTTGCTATTTCTAGATTTTAGCCCATCCTCATTCTATACTCACTATGGTTTCTATTCTAACAAGATCAAAATTTCACCAGTCACCCATTGAATCTTTTTAGTGCCGAACAGGGACTTCTAACAGTTGCTCCACAAGACGAACTGCAAGCTGCTTGTTCAGTGTTCGATTCGCGTTCCCACACTGAGGGGAATGAACACATGAAGGACACCCATCTTCGCATGGGCAGCTACGGAGCATCTCTAACGTCCGCTTGAGCATCGTTTCTAACTTCCCAAACGCTTCTTGCGAGAGACCTACTCCACCTGGATGGCCATCGTGAACGAAAATCGTGCTCTGACCCGTATGAGGATGATATTCAGTTGAGAGACCGCCGACGTCGCGACGAGCACAGAGTATCTCGAGCGGGAACAGCGAGATTAGTGCGTGTTCCAGAGCGTGAATACTCGCGAGGAATCCATCCTCTTTTTCGCTTACTGCTTTAATGTCCTCCTCAATCTGGGACGGGATCGTGAAATAGAGACCACGGGTATGAATTGTTCGTTCAGGAAGCGGCTCGTCAAAATCCCGCTCGACCCCGTCTTCATCTGACGGATGATCGTATAACATGTAGCCGGTCACTTTTTCTGCTACTGTGATGTCCGCGAACCCAACTGAGATCGTTTTGTGTGATGCCAGCTTGCTTGCCTTGAGTTCTTCTTTGACCATAATCTGCTTCTCAGTGAGTGGGCGGGTGTAACCCATCGTATTCACCGACTTTAGCAGCACACGGTCAGCATCGAAATCTGCCTCCGTCACACGGTAAGTTTCCTTCTGGTGATGATATATCGCTCCGGGATGAGCATCACGCAGTGCGTCCCCAAACGGTAACGAGGTGAGTGTCTTGTCTCGCAGGCGATCGTAAAGGTCGATTTGCCGATCGTCAATGGAACGGATATCCATCGTATGCTGTGGGCTGTCCTCTCCGATGTACTTCCACCGAGGGCCGGTTCGGGAACTGAATCGCTCTAATTGGTTTTCCTCATCGAGGGATGCAACAGTCGTTGGATATTCGTCGCCGAAGTAGGACTCATCATTGGTTCCCAGGAACAATTCTTGAGCCGCACAGCAGACATGGTCATCTAATATTTGTGTGTTTGAGGGGTTGACAGCTGCCTGTTCTGGATCACCATCGAACAAACGATCTGGATTCGCCATGCAATATTGGTCCAATGGGTTAGGACTCGCGACGAGGGCGACCAGACTTGGACTCTCTCCTCGTCCAGCACGACCTGCACGCTGGAATGTGCTCATATTGGTTCCCGGGTGACCGTCGAGGAGGACGACATCGAGACTGCCGATGTCAATTCCGAGTTCGAGGGCGTTCGTACTCCAAACTCCACGAATGGATCCGTCTCGAAGGCCAGCTTCGATGGTTGTTCGCCGCTTGTCCGGAAGCGCTGAGTGGTATGCAGTAATTTGATCTGCAAGCTCGTGTTCGCCACGCTTCCGGAGCTTGCTGTCGCACCAGTTCGCATATTGCTCAGTCCCCTGTCTAGCTCGTGTGAAGACTAGCGTCTGATAGCCTCGTTGAACGAGATCACAAAACAACTGAACCGTCTCTGGATGATGAGATCGACGCTCGCCACCGATGATCTCATTGTGATGAGGGACTTCAACTGGCACCGTTGGTGACTGACCTGTTTTTGGATCTCTATCCGTAGTTGATGGTAATCCATCGGCAGTGGAGATCTTTGGATCGTGTTCCTCGTTTTCTCTTATCGGGGGATTCCAAAAGATCCAATGGCGGGGACCTGTTGCGCTGGCATCGTCGTCAATAAGGGTGAATTGAGAGGACGGTTGTCCAGTGACGGATGCTGCGTGTTCAATCGGGTTTCCAATGGTTGCTGAACAGCAGATGTACTGGGGAGTAGAGTCATAATATTCTGCCAGACGTGAGAGTCGACGGAAGACAAGAGAGACATGACTCCCGAATATCCCCCGGAACTCATGCACTTCGTCAATTACGATCGTTTCGAGCTGCTGGAATAACCATTTCCAGTGCTTTGGCGACTTAGAATATGGGAGAAAACTTTTGTGAATCATATCAGGAGTAGTCAAGAGAATATCTGGCTGCTGGGCCCAAACTTCGCGCTTCTCCGAATCTGTTAATAGACCTGTATACGTGGCTATGTTGATGCTCCTATCATTATTAAGGTCTTCAGCTATATTGGAAATTGTGTCCTTTTGATCATTGATCAGAGCATTCATTGGAGCAATATAGAGCGTTTTCCCATGATGATCCAGAGCGCGTTCAAGAGCTGGAACCGTGTAGGCGAGACTTTTTCCACTGGCTGTTGGAGTAGCGAGTACGACATGCCCCCCATCTCGAATGGTTTCGATTGCATCCGCTTGGTGTTGGAAAGGTTCATTGATATTGCGTCGAGAGAGCGCACGTGCTAACCGATCGTCGAGATTAATCGGCGCGGTTTCAGCGGATGTCCCTGGCGTTCGTTCTTGGTGGATAATTTGGCCTTCGTAGTAGGGCCGATCTTTCAGCCACTCGATTGTATCCTCTATAGACATCTTCCCTTCACGAGATTTTGTGTTATAGGTATCATTTGCGTTTTATCTTCTTACTGGCTCAGAAGGTTACGTGCCCGTGACAAGAATCCTTCACGGGAATCTTCAGTTGAGGTCTCACCGAGCCAATCAAAGAACTCATCTGGTGTCTTAATGATCAAATCGAGCCCTCGTTTCTCGATTCGGATAGTCATAGGTGGATCGCGTTTGTACTCGTGGAGTTCGAAGTTCATTGACTCCGGGAAGGTCACCTGTAGCGTGTCACTGTCTTTAGTGATTTCGACGTCCTCTCGGTCGATGAGGTTTCGCCAGCGCTCTCTGCCAGTGTCATATGCTTTCTCAGCCGGTTCGGTGGGGAAGTAGTCTGGCAGCGGTCGGTCGGCATGCTCATAGAGGTCCTGCATGGCTGCCCTCACTTCACGAAGTGCGTCAGAGTCCGTTCCAAGTACGAGATCGCGGTTGAGATATTCGTATCCGAACCACTGGAAAATCGGGTTCTCCGTGTCGATTAGACGGTTTACTTCAGCTTCCCCCTGATGTGAGGTCATGAAATTCACATCGAATCGGAGGATTTTAGCACGGTTTCGGAACCACTCTCCAGGCCGCTTATCGTTCGAGATGAAGGCGAACATCGGATAGGCCGTTTCGCCGGTCCATCCACTCCAATAGTTTCGAAGCGTGTCCAACGAGTTCACCTTCTGCTTGGTGATGTCGTCGACGACGACGGGGAACGACGTGTGTGCTGAACGTAGATTCCGGACTTTTCGTTTCCCAATTTCATCTGCGTCGACGGGTGCTTCGACACGGTTTCCACTGATCAGCGACAAGGCAAACCGACAGAACGTCCCTTTTCCTCCGTTTGACTCACCAAAGACGTAGAGGTACGGGAGAGCCTTGTCGAGGTTAATCCCGTGCTCACGGTAGAACGCGGCCTGCCGATTGGCGAATGGGGCCCAGAAAAACCAGAGTAGTGCTTCGTACATGTGGGCTTTGACCGCTGTTGGGTTGTTGGAATTCCCATAGTTGTCTACCGTCGCAAAGTAGTCCTCAATCTCAAC
Protein-coding regions in this window:
- a CDS encoding DEAD/DEAH box helicase; translation: MYDDHNTDYSQTSLGNDSGNKNDEEGVDTGKDVLQLTGRELKNTYPENRYFGQVHKNFEIPAREEQTVPAEDVLPPKIAQNLEFDPWSHQGEALRVLERGRNVCVATSTSSGKTLVYGLHIARQYIKNPDTRSLIVYPTKALSRDQEQELNEFLRNTLGLDISVGVYDGDTKSEEKSRIREECNVVITNFVGLNQYLEGHHLWADFHSNCSLVVIDEAHMWTGLGGMHVAWILRRAQRIIDYYGGDPQYVLTTATIGNPAEHALALTGEPATVVDEDGSPRGIRHLVFWDPPMSGDDGLTDDIDSPALAKRPATVEAPEVWAHMCQKNVQSLLFCDSRKLTELSVNRAKRFLSNPKNNYQKGSDLAAYHAGHGKKSRRATEYQLKEGHLDGVSTTSALEVGINIGGVDGTVLMGYPGSRQSFWQRIGRSGRGTRDALSVFVPSHSTLDQYILQHPEYVLEEDHESAVVDLDNNPVYLQQLNCAAQELPLTWDDADAFGGEERLKRAVEYGRRKGDLEGSLDGGVMYNHRDRPQDLISLYSSGGNTFDVRLVGDNTIDHQSIGRDRAYRDYHEGATVLHQGEQYQVVELREDIPQPYISLEKANVNYYTQSQGQVNIYDTVIEDSREVGPFTLNWGYGTVSVHYSTYLKREIGSGEVLELGNDTGVPPLEMRTQLCWAETPNDIERAMLNKHSEYHNPECINLPPRLHGYLGGIHAVEHAMIAVSPLELKVDGGDIGGLATNRLPGNPEKSGWFIYDGIEGGLGFSRSIYEHFEDVAQRAHDLIADCSCGRDEGCPACTMDDRCGNDNRPLYSPAAADVLKHLLGDQEEDDLDEHLPKTDSEVIPADEQRPPASIS
- a CDS encoding ribonuclease H-like domain-containing protein; protein product: MTGDSGVRLLALRCDALAEATTTAISDLVGYFEADLIYIVEEKLDMRIVSTIERTASCPVVYTRRSAVHTEKIEGTTVSIIRSLDYIGGASTASGQSIPNDADYVICDEIQTNTDSVTMDASLEGLEHLARYQHHAAQDTTYLTGTMEASYDFVWYANVDGESVRLSVRGLAPNRRQGEPELACFSLGPDGHIAVSTTPANKFGLRALSGVGGETAQNLAQNGYKTRDDVIAATERELQKIRGIGESKAQSIRQSAHALSKGCVIRLTNEAVPAAEYTPLFIDIETDSLNPSIIWLIGVYNPESDEYVDFIDKEPSRDNPGKATREFIAWLASEHDRPSLIAWNGHDFDFKYLSRFIRGHAPEYTDYWTDSVFEYDLLDWAVRKGNAILPGRTNQIEDVAEALGHGRDASAASVDGGSLAKTVQRLLASPERARDVDWESARAYCEADVRELAAVYESIAEAAPGHKRASILADENTTQTGLMDF
- a CDS encoding DEAD/DEAH box helicase, whose product is MSIEDTIEWLKDRPYYEGQIIHQERTPGTSAETAPINLDDRLARALSRRNINEPFQHQADAIETIRDGGHVVLATPTASGKSLAYTVPALERALDHHGKTLYIAPMNALINDQKDTISNIAEDLNNDRSINIATYTGLLTDSEKREVWAQQPDILLTTPDMIHKSFLPYSKSPKHWKWLFQQLETIVIDEVHEFRGIFGSHVSLVFRRLSRLAEYYDSTPQYICCSATIGNPIEHAASVTGQPSSQFTLIDDDASATGPRHWIFWNPPIRENEEHDPKISTADGLPSTTDRDPKTGQSPTVPVEVPHHNEIIGGERRSHHPETVQLFCDLVQRGYQTLVFTRARQGTEQYANWCDSKLRKRGEHELADQITAYHSALPDKRRTTIEAGLRDGSIRGVWSTNALELGIDIGSLDVVLLDGHPGTNMSTFQRAGRAGRGESPSLVALVASPNPLDQYCMANPDRLFDGDPEQAAVNPSNTQILDDHVCCAAQELFLGTNDESYFGDEYPTTVASLDEENQLERFSSRTGPRWKYIGEDSPQHTMDIRSIDDRQIDLYDRLRDKTLTSLPFGDALRDAHPGAIYHHQKETYRVTEADFDADRVLLKSVNTMGYTRPLTEKQIMVKEELKASKLASHKTISVGFADITVAEKVTGYMLYDHPSDEDGVERDFDEPLPERTIHTRGLYFTIPSQIEEDIKAVSEKEDGFLASIHALEHALISLFPLEILCARRDVGGLSTEYHPHTGQSTIFVHDGHPGGVGLSQEAFGKLETMLKRTLEMLRSCPCEDGCPSCVHSPQCGNANRTLNKQLAVRLVEQLLEVPVRH